Part of the Oncorhynchus tshawytscha isolate Ot180627B linkage group LG07, Otsh_v2.0, whole genome shotgun sequence genome, CTGGAGTCCAATGAACGACtctaggtttggcggatgccaggagaacgctacctgtccaaatgcatagtgccaactgtaaagtttgatgtaggaggaataatggtctgggggtgTTTTTTTATGGTtcgtgctaggccccttagttccaatgaagggaaatattaacgctacagcatacaatgacattctcaacgattatgtgcttccaacttgtggcaacagtttgggaaaggccctttcctgtttcagcatgacaatgaccccgtgcacaaagcgaggtccatacaaaaatggtttgtcaaaatctgtgtagaagaacttgacagacctgcacagagccctgacctcaaccccatcgaacacttttggaatgaattggaacggcgactaccagcctaatcacccaacattagtgcccgacctcactaatgctcttgtggctgaatggaagcaagtccccgcagcaagtCCCCGCAcccaaagccttcccagaagagacaaagctgttatagcatcaaagggtggaccaactccatattaatgcccatgattttggaatgagatgttcaatgagcagctgtccacatacttttggtcatgcggTGTATGCAGCTACAGATCTGTCAGACAAGGCGGGCCTGGAATTATGAGCAGTCTGATATTAAAGGAACAAGTTTACATCTGTAAGTCATGTTATTTTGGTGGAAATGTGATacacaattataataataataataatgtgtgtgtgtgtgtatgcaaatTAGTGTCTGTGTACGTGTTTGCGCACAcacgtgtttgtgtgtatgtgtcctggagACTTAGCACAAGAAAGTTTTAGGAAGGCTGGAGGTGGATTCATGGCTTAAGCTACCAAAGgaccaaacaaaaacatccatTCACGAAGTGTTTATCTGAGTCTACTGCCCAAACAATGTCTTGTTGCAACAAAGGAACACTGTGCACAGACATAAAACCCACCTCATAGGAGTGAACACACGCAAACATcccaaaatatatacagtgcatttggaaagtattcagaccccttgactttaaccacattttgttactttacagccttattctaaaaggggtaaaaaaaaaaatcctcatcaatctacatacaataccccataatgacaaagaaaaaactgttttttaggaatttttgcaaatgtaaaaaacaactgaaatatcacatttccataggtattcagaccctttactcagagttgaagcacctttggcagcgattacagccttgagtcttcttgggtaagacgctacaaggttggcacacctgtatttggggagtttctcccattcttctctgcagatcctctcaagctctgtcaggttggatggcgagcattgctgcacagctattttcagatctctccagagatgtttgatcaaaTCCGGGCTGTAGCTGGGCTActtgaggacattcagagacttgtcccgaagacattcctgtgttatcttggctgtgtacttaggattgttgtcctgttggaaggtgaaccatcaccccagtctgaggtcgctctggagcaggttttcagcaaggatctctcagtactttccgccattcatctttccctcgatcctgactagtctcccagtccctgtcgctgaaaaacatccccacagcatgatgctgccaccccccatgcttcaccgtagggatggtgcctggtttcctccagacgtgacgcttggcattcaggccaaggacttggtgtcttggtttcatcagcccagagaatcttgtttctcatcgtcTGAAAGTCCtataggtgctttttggcaaactccaagcgggctgtcacgtgccttttactgaggagtggcttctgtctggccactctaccacaaaggccagATTGGgcgagtgctgcagagatggttgtccttctgtaaggttctcccatctccacagaggaactctggagttctgtctgagtgaccatcgggttcttggtcacctcgctggtcaaggcccttctcccccgatcgcTCAGTttgaggaagagtcttggtggttccaaacttcttccatttaagaatgatggaggctactagATTCTTGGGGAActccaatgctgcagaaatgttttggtacccttccccagatctgtaccttgacacaatcctgtcttggagctctacagacaattccttcgacatcatggcttggtttttgctctgacatgcactgtcaactgtgggaccttatatagaaaggtgtgtgcctttacaaatcatgtccaatcaattgaagttgtagaatcatctcatggatgaccaatggaaacatgatacacctgagttcaatttggagtctcatagcatgTCAATATGTCAATATGGtcttttttatatatttgcaaaaatgtctacaaagctgttttcactttgtcattatgtgtgtaaattgatgagggaaaacatttatttaatcaattttagtacaaggctgtaacataacaaaatgtggaaaagtgaaggggtctgaatactttccgaatgcactgtatatgaacaGAAATGTAAAACACTGTTTTATAGCATTTTCACTTTAGTTTGCTTTATATCACAAACTGATTATAAAAACGAAATAGTAGCATGGTGTAAAAATAAATCAAACGTGGGTGGAAAGTAGACGCACTTGTGTTTCATCACAAGCATTGGTATGTGTGTACTCACGTCAAGATCTCGGACAAGATAGAAGACTACAGTACCTGTCTTAACTAGGGTCCAAATACACCTATACACTGTCTGTCAGACAGATCCTCTGTCACCAAATTAAAGAGCTGTGAATAAGTACATTTAAGTTCAGccctattatatacagtacaaagGTGTAGTGATCATACTGAGTAACACCTTTTCAAAAGAGCGTGTTAAGGTTAAAAGTGTTTATTGTTTCATGCAAAATACCTGGAAGAACCTGGAAATGTGATGTTCTATCTCGATGCAAATGGACCAAAATTTGGCATGCAAAGGTTAATGCAAAATACTGTTGAGTATCCGGGCTGAATACAAATATGCAAACATCAGATGAGAGAGAAAATATAATAAATCTCAACTCTCAAACTACAGCTCCAGCTTAACTTTAAGATTAAAATGGTAGAAGTGGATATAGAATGCTAATATAGATTTTGGCAAATGTTTAACAGCTTGTACTAACAGAGTGCTATCGGCAGCAGaaaaggacaggagagagacaaatTGGCTTCTGTTGATTAGCCACCTGACACCTGATTTTCCTAAATATTATATGCCTATGAAATGGAGACACCACAGGAACTCATCAAACAGACACAAGGCCGCCTTTGAAGTTTTACTGTCTTATACCCTGgggtgcagggtagcctagtggttagagcgttggactagtaactggaaggttgcaagttcaaacccctgagctgacaaggtacatatctgttgttctgcccctgaacaggcagttaacccacagttcctaggccgtcattgaaagtaagaatttgttcagGCATGTGGTATTAAAGTGCTTGTCTCGTCTAACCTCCCGTAACCACGCACAATACTGACAAGGCCTAATCAGCCAACCAGGAAAATACTCTGGAAGTGTCTGACAAGAACCTGTCGCCTGGTAATTTCCATATGTTGGTGCCTTGTTTCAAACATCTTCAGGCGTACCACAAATGTAAATGCACCTCTGGCGTCAGGTGGATTTCACCTCTGGTGAGACTTGTACTCTGGTACAGGGCAGCCTGATCTGAAGTACTTTATTCACTACCCATCAAAACACAGGCGACACAGGAGGTACAGACAGACGGAGAGTACAGCTCTCCCCATCGACTCGCTGGGCTGTGAAGGTACTAGTACAGGTGAGTTTCTCCATTACTGGTTGTATGGCAAATTACCTTTGAAATGACTTTCTCCTGGCCTCTGTCCCTTCTTTTTCTTtccctctgaccctctctctttctctcaatgcaTCTTTCTACACTGGCATTCGCCGATGCCTGCTTTAAGTTCTCTCTGATGTTTGCCATGACCCCTAGCCTGCCTCTACCTGCCCTCAGCAGCATGGAGGTGCCATTAAGACTGCTGGTTCTATGCTGGGTGTTAGGAGCAGGGCATAGTCAGAGCTCTCCACCATGGTTCCAGAACATCACTACCAACCTGTTTAACTCTTCGGGAGACATCCTCCTCGGGGGGCTCTTCCCCATCAACGAGCTCACCAGCAACCTGAGCCACAGAGTGAAGCCGGACAACATTAGCTGTGACAGGTACAGTAACTCAAGATCCTTTTTGCTGAATATGATTTTTGCCCTATGTCAAGTGTCTTCATACTGTAATCATATTAGCCGATTCTGCATATCTCATTCGAATTAGTGCTTGCTTCTCATTCGTTTAAATGATTTGAATTATTGAATTATAGCACAGCAGTAACAGCCCCTCCCTGTCTGTGCTTCGCCTGGCAGGATTAATGAGCATGGGCTAGGTATGGCCCTTGTGATGAAGTACACAGTGGATGAGATCAACGCCAACTCCACCCTACTCCCTGGCATCAGGCTGGGCTATGAGATCTTCGACACCTGCAAGCAGTCTGCCGTCATCGTGAAGCCCACACTCCTCTTCCTCACTGAGGACTCCAACCGAGAGCTGGCCGTCATGTGTAACTACACAGACTATGTGACCCGTGTGGCGGCTGTCATCGGCCCATCCACCTCAGAGATGGTCTCAGTCATAGGAAAACTATTGGGATTCTTCCTCATACCACAGGTTAGTATGGTCACATGGTGGAATGCTATCTTTCAATGCAAACAATGTCATCCTCATATAATGTGATGCAAAATGAAGATTTCCGATTTGTCCATTTGACAATCCCTCGAATATGATTTTGATTGAACTGTGTGCTGTGGTGGAACACAGATGCAAATGTGAGATATAACTGCAGTGGAGACATAATTGCTTTTTGTATCTACCGTTGCTACTTATGTCTCATTACCAtcatccctctgtcctctgtagaTCAGCTACCTCGCAACTAGTGACATGTTCAGTGACAAGAGTATGTACCCATCGTTCCTGCGCACCGTGCCCAGTGACAAGAGGCAGGTGGAGGCCATGGTGTATCTGCTGAACAGTTTCCAGTGGAACTGGGTGGCCGTGGTGGGCAGTGAGGATGAGTACGGACGCCAGGGCCAGCGCCAGTTCTCCACCCTGGCAGCAAAGAGCTCCATCTGTGTGGGCTACGAGGGGTTAATCCCTATGTACCGTGACCCACAGCCAGTGGTCAGAGAGATCCTGGATCGCATCGCAGAGGCCAAGGTGGGAGTGGTGGTGGTCTTTTCCCTCTCCCAGCCTGCCAGAGCCTTCTTCACTGAGGTCAGTGAGATAGCAAGCCACATAAGAGTTCTGGAGACCGACAAAATTGTAAAACAAAATCTCACAAGCTTTTCAAAAAGCTTTATGCAGCCATTGGTTTGACTGTTTTTAAAGTACATTAATGCAACTCATTTACAGTATCTAAATTCAGATTAGAACATTTGTCTGTAAGTAGCAATGTGCATGTGCTATAATTCAGTCAATATCTGATAGATTATAAAAAATGTGAAAAGTTTGGAGTTTCTTAATCAATTTTCCAACTATTTCATTTATTACAAtagttttaaaaacattttaacaaTTTCAATGACCATTGCTACGATACCAACATGCTGTTTGTGATCAGGTGATCAGGAGGAATCTGACAGGTGTGTGGGTGGCCAGCGATGCGTGGGCCCTGCACAAAGACGTATCAACTCTCCCAAACATCCACACTGTGGGCACTATCATTGCCTTCGCAGTCCAGAGCCAGACCCTGGCCCTGCTCACACCCTACACCAGTGAACTCTTCTCCaggatcagagaggagagggccagGCAGCCCTCACCAGATACAGAGTCAACCCGTGGTATGAACCAGTGCCCAGACTGCTGGAACCTGTCCCCAGACAACGTACATCTAGTGACAGAGCCCATACTGCTGAGGTCAGCTTTCAGTGTCTATGCTGCCATCTACAGTGTTGCACACGCACTGCACAATCTGCTCGGGTGCAATGCCAATAGTTGCCCTAGAGGCCCTAAAATCAAAGTCTATCCCTGGCAGGTACATTCTCCCTCACAgttacttttttttctctccagataATGATTATGTGAGACTGTGCAAGGATACTTTTACAAATGTAATGAACAACACTCTCCCCCTGCAGCTGTTGGAGGTGCTGAAGAAGGTCAACTTCAGTCTAAATGGAAGTCATTTTGAGTTTGACAGTAATGGAAACCCAAACATTGGCTACAACGTACTACAGTGGGTCTGGAGAAACAACAGTCTGAGTTTCAAAGATGTCGGCACCTTCTATAAGAACCTGTCAATTAACAACaccctcatccaatggcatacaGGCAGTACTAAGGTAATCGCCGCCCCATCTCCTCATCAAACATAATGTTGGATTTGATTGGCTTTTCACATTTTTACCTCTGGGATTAAGCCTTTTTAATGTGCCAGCTATGCTCCACAAAGTGGTAACTTTTCTAAGTTCCTTCAGCTAGAGTAGATTGCATTTTCCTTTTATGCACCAAACTCAATTTTCCCCACTATTGGTTAAAGCTGCTCAAATGTTTGACTTAAAAAAGTCTTAATTTAAGTGTGtttaccacaggaggttggtggcaccttaattggggaggactggctcgtggtaatggctggagcggaatttgTGGAattgtataaaaaaaacaacaacatggtttttgtgtgtttgatgccattccattcgctccgttccggccgttattatgagccgtcctcccttcagcagcctcctgtggtgttgACCAACACATCCTCTCTGACCCCACCTCTGCTGCAGGCCCCTGAGTCTACCTGTTCCTCTGAGTGTGGCCCTGGCCAGGTGCGCAGAGTGAAAGGTTTCCATTCCTGCTGCTATGACTGTATTGAATGTTTACCGGGCACCTTCCAGAATGGCACAAGTGGGTGATTCACACTCACAGAAATGACATCCATCAATCTAGGCATTAAAAAGGCCATCACTCTTGTGATTTGGTTTTGTAGATTTCTTTGATATTTTCCTTGAGCAACATGCTGAAAATAACAGATGAACAGACTAACAGCTTTACACCTTTGTCACACACTGCCAACATTGTGTTTAAAAAATGCCCAATAAATTGACAAAATTGAAAGATGTGAGTGGTGGTCTTATAAGACTTTCTACTCTTATCTGGTTCTATCATTCTATTATTCTAACCatgtctctgctccctctctgtctccaagtGGACATCCAGTGTACCCAGTGTCTAGATGGCCAGTGGTCCCTGGTACGTAGCACCAACTGCACCGAGCCTACCTTTGACTTCCTGACCTGGAGCCAGCCTGAGTCCCTGGGGTTGCTGCTGGCCATGCTGGTGCTGCTGGTCTGTCAGGGGGCTGTGGGGGTCCTTCTCCTGCAGCACCGGGGGTCTCCACTGGTGAGGGCCTCTGGGGGGGCCCTGGGTGGTGTGGCCCTCCTCAGCCTGATGGGGGGCTGTGCCTGCCTGCTGCTGTTCCTGGGCCAGCCGGGGGAGCTGGTGTGTCGTCTGCAGCTGCCCCTCAGCTCTATTTTCCAAACGGTCACCCTGTCCACCATCCTAGCCATCTCACTGCAGGTAAGGCCTAGACCTGTGGAACACAAAACAGACATGAATCATGGAGATATTATATAGCTAAATAGGTTTTCTTTGATTAAAAAAATCCAACAGTTCAGGAGACATTTGGATGAATATGAGCGAGGAAGACGCAGAGTATCATGAATCCTGGAGTAGCtcattctctgtcctccctcAGATTGTGTACGTGACAGAATTCCCTGGCAAGGCTCCTTTTCATCTGGATACACTGAGAGGCCCTGGAGGCTGTCTGCTAGTATTGGCCTGCTGTGGAGTGCAGGCAGGGATCTGTGGGTACTATGTCCAGGAAGGGCCCTCTCTATCCCAgtacctggccaagatgaaggtGACCTTTGTGAGGAAGTTCCTGCGATGCCCTGTGGAACCCATTTTAGGTCTGGGCCTGATGCAGGGCTTCAATGGCCTCCTCGCCCTCACATCCTTCATGTGCACCTTCATGTCTGTGAAGAGCGTTCGACAGTACAACCTGGCCAGAGATATCACCTTCTCCACCCTGACCTACTGCGTGGTTTGGGTGGTCTTCATCCCCATCTACACCGGTCTGAATGACAAAGACCGCTCCATCATTCATGTATCTGTTAGTTTGCTCAGTAACATGGGGCTGATGGCGGCCTACTATCTGCCAAAATGTCACCTGCTGCTGAAGAAACCTGAGCTCAACACAGA contains:
- the LOC112255263 gene encoding taste receptor type 1 member 3 — translated: MEVPLRLLVLCWVLGAGHSQSSPPWFQNITTNLFNSSGDILLGGLFPINELTSNLSHRVKPDNISCDRINEHGLGMALVMKYTVDEINANSTLLPGIRLGYEIFDTCKQSAVIVKPTLLFLTEDSNRELAVMCNYTDYVTRVAAVIGPSTSEMVSVIGKLLGFFLIPQISYLATSDMFSDKSMYPSFLRTVPSDKRQVEAMVYLLNSFQWNWVAVVGSEDEYGRQGQRQFSTLAAKSSICVGYEGLIPMYRDPQPVVREILDRIAEAKVGVVVVFSLSQPARAFFTEVIRRNLTGVWVASDAWALHKDVSTLPNIHTVGTIIAFAVQSQTLALLTPYTSELFSRIREERARQPSPDTESTRGMNQCPDCWNLSPDNVHLVTEPILLRSAFSVYAAIYSVAHALHNLLGCNANSCPRGPKIKVYPWQLLEVLKKVNFSLNGSHFEFDSNGNPNIGYNVLQWVWRNNSLSFKDVGTFYKNLSINNTLIQWHTGSTKAPESTCSSECGPGQVRRVKGFHSCCYDCIECLPGTFQNGTMDIQCTQCLDGQWSLVRSTNCTEPTFDFLTWSQPESLGLLLAMLVLLVCQGAVGVLLLQHRGSPLVRASGGALGGVALLSLMGGCACLLLFLGQPGELVCRLQLPLSSIFQTVTLSTILAISLQIVYVTEFPGKAPFHLDTLRGPGGCLLVLACCGVQAGICGYYVQEGPSLSQYLAKMKVTFVRKFLRCPVEPILGLGLMQGFNGLLALTSFMCTFMSVKSVRQYNLARDITFSTLTYCVVWVVFIPIYTGLNDKDRSIIHVSVSLLSNMGLMAAYYLPKCHLLLKKPELNTEEHFRTFLEEAEATPQEEHDQGPAEEEQGSAGEGQGSGEGQGSGKGQGSGEGQGSGKGQG